The Citrus sinensis cultivar Valencia sweet orange chromosome 4, DVS_A1.0, whole genome shotgun sequence DNA segment TTttgaattatgaaatttgtgTGTAGGTAGAggtttgttgaatttttttatgtgaatttaatttatctttttaggTTGGTGACTTTTCGGATGATAACCGTTCGGGTATTGATAGATCTTTACATCGTATAAGTGCTATTCGAAACCGTAAAATGCAAGTTATTGGTCTCACTTGTCGGGTGGGTCGAGCCGTAGCTGGAAGTGCTGAGATTATATGTGACTTGGTTGAAGGGGGAGGTTCCATCTTGGTCATAGGTCCTCCTGGAGTTGGTAAGACAACTTTAATCAGGTATAGAAGATTTTCATGTCAGTACTCAAAAGATGGCTTTTTTCATCATATATAAGCTCTTGCTAAGGAACTGTCCATTATATATAAGCTACTGATTCTGCATGACTATGTTCTATATTTATCTGTCtatttatatcttctttttcttaagaCCTATGAAAATTCCTTGTTTGCTTTTCTATGctatgtttgattttattcttaaatttcaGAAGGCGTATCCATTGTAACTTGATCAAGTTTTGGAATgggaagaaaagaagaaatgagaatgaattGATGTTAACTTAAGTACTCTATAATTCACATGTTTCATATCACACTGTTTATAAACCTGAAGAGTCTTTGTTTGAGCAGAGAAATAGCAAGAATGTTGGCTGATGACCACATGAAGCGTGTAGTCATTGTAGACACATCAAATGAGATTGGAGGTGATGGAGATGTCCCTCATTCGGGAATAGGTCGTGCTAGAAGGATGCAAGTTCCTAATGTTAACATGCAACATAGTGTGAGTGTTAAACTAAATTCTCCCCCTTTAATTGTTGCTATCATGTGTCCGCATGGAATGAACAATGGAGATTCTTTccaaatgatttttcattgttaatattcttttatttcatttctttgcAGGTTATGATCGAAGCAGTCGAAAATCATATGCCTGAGACCATCATAATCGATGAAATTGGAACAGAGCTTGAAGCTTTAGCTGCCAGTACTATTGCTCAACGTGGAGTTCAGTTAGTTGGAACAGCTCATGGAATGACTATAGATAACATAGTTAAAAATCCTTCTCTGCAGATCCTTGTTGGGGGCATAGAGGTGCAATTGCATAGCTTCTTTGTCCTTCACATTATATTTTGTCTTCATGAATGCCAATGCTGCAAATAAAAGTTATTCTACATGTTAGTTGTGTGTTTTgggatatttttcttttcagttcattttctttgttctctAATATATGCCTTGCCCTGTCCAACTCAACCCAACTTTGGTGTATGTACGATTTGAATGCAAAATCTCTTTTAGCACCCTAATTGGCCTTACTAGTTGACTAATTAGTACCCACTTCAATTGAATTTGGTCAGGGCAATCGgtgttctatttaaaaaaggaaTTCGTAATGTTAacattttgattgatttaaaCTGGTTCTTCTTGAAATAGAGTGTAACTCTTGGTGACGAGGAAGCAAAGAAAAGGAAAGTGCAGAAGACAATTCTTGAAAGGAAAGGGCCTCCTACTTTTACATGTGCGGTTGAGATGATATCTAGGACTGAATGTCATGTTCATCACAGATTAGATGCAACAGTAGATGCTATACTATCAGGTATTGATTGacctttttctttataaacctgtcttcctcaattattactattattattttggaggGGAAGGGGGAAGTGTTTCTATTCACTTACCCAAGATTGCAGTTTTGAGGCAAATATTTGTCTAAGATAGAGGCACTTCTGTGTGATAGGAAAATTGCCACTGTTTGAAGTCCGCCAAATGGATGCTGAACATCATGAACCTCTGAAGGTTACTCCAATACTCGGAGGGAGCCATCCAGAAGAATCTGAATTGACTATAAATGAAGACAAAAGTGCTGAAATGGAGTCTGATGAGGACAGTGAAGATGAAGATTATGCTTCAAATCAGTTCAAGAACCGTAGCATCAAGAGATCTGTGAGAAAGCCAAGCCCACCAGTTTGTGTCTATACGTACAGGGTAAACTGTCGTAAACTACTTTATTCCATATATGTTCTACATTAGTTTACATATTACAGTAGTCAAGGTTACTTCTGGGCATTGGAGTTTTATGTGTTTGGGTTGACTAGGCTTGAACGAAATGTGAGAATAATAACGTTTCTGTTATATTATGTGGTTTAGATCCTTGAAGCTGATCTGTTACAAGTAGCAAAGGTAATGGGGCTTGAGGATGAAATAGATGTAACTGATGATATTGGAACAGCAGATGCCATTCTTGCATCCAGTTCTGAAATGAAGCAGAACCCTTGGATCCGTGGAGTTGCTAAATTCCACCAGTTGCCGGTATTTGTTATCAAGGtatcttcatattttttttttcttttttccttttcatccATGGATTAATCATATTCGGAGAAATGATATTCTTActattgcaaaattttatgtGGCTATAAGCCAGAGATTATAATGTGGCCCCCTGAATTAGTTTTGAAACATAAAAGCTTTCAGCAACAATAGTATGGCAATGGTGTTAGTAAAAAGAAGTGTTTATCATTATAATGTCCTCTTTCTGATATCGCAGTCAAATACAATGGCACAAATGGTCAAGGCTGTTCGCATGATTCTTGGAATGGAATCATTTGGCACTATATCAAAACTGCCAAACAAAAGCACCTCTGACattgaaattgaagatgaTGCACCGAAAAGAAAACCCACCCTAGAAGAGATCGATGCCTTGGAGGTATTTCGATAGATGTTCTTCTCTGTACTTTTAACAATTGGtagtcaaaatataaaaaccagcatccATGTTGGCTGCCATCTGAAGGCTTACCAGTTAAACTGACATTCTGCTCCACACAGATATCTTTGTATTtacttatttcttcttttccgGGCAGGAGGTTCGCCTTGCAATTGAGTATATCGTAATTCCTGGCGGAGAGGCGGTGGAACTTCTCCCTAGACGCTCAGAAATAGTTGCTCGGCAACTTGAGCTCGTGGAAAGCTATCAATTGGCGGCTGAAAATTCAGGTACTGAGCTGAACCCCAGGTTGCAGATTCTTCCACTGagattaaacaaaaacaaaaagtcgTTTTCAAACTCTTCGAAATCCAGTTCAACTTCACCGAAAGAAACACTCGGAAAATCACTAACTAGCAGCGATGCAGGCACCAGCTTTACCCGTCTACCCTTCCTGCCTGAATAGTTTGATCATATCTCAAAAGTGTAACTAACGTGTCTTCAATCTTTGGTTGATACGTGTACCGATTCTGTGTACAGTGTGtagttaatatattatcttGCGATGCAAGCGAAATTACAATGAATAACAACTCGTTGCCATTGCTTCATCATTACAAGGAGCGCAAACTTCTTTGACCGTGATACTCATTCTCTAGAACCTGAGCGACCGGAGACATGAATGAGAGAAATGTTGTCTTCGTACATTGTTTCCTTAAAAGACATCCACCAAACTTGAAACCAATACAGAGCCATGTATCCCAATCAGATATGCAAAAGAAATCTAGCTAATGCATTGgagaatattttaataaaaaataagagtaattGCCACTTCTCATGATATGATTGGAAGAAatgaagtaaaaatattattactacagttttttaaatttgcttcccatcatttttttattcaaatttcgAAGGTTAAAAaggtaaattaatattgatgGTTTAATTTCGTTGTGAtgatacaaaatatttttgaaaacgATGAGGCCCAACAAACGGGCCCATAAATCTAACCATTTTAGTGCATTGAGAGGTGGTACCCAAAATGACCGAGCATTAAAAATGCCTTTCATGAGGTACAACCATACGCAGCAGCAATAACCCATCATCATACCTAACCCAGTACGTTCCCGAACACGTCTAATTAAACAGCTCTAGGGTTTCGCAAAGTGAATACACGACAGAAAATATCAACAGCGAATAATAGGTAAagcgaaaaaaaaataaaaattcctcAAACGACTTTTCTGTGGAAACAAATAGCGCTAATCCGTCGTCGTTTACGTGCAGTGATTGTTTGCAATGGCTGGAAAAGACGAGAACAGGATATTCGTCGGAGGGCTGTCCTGGAACGTCACTGAGCGACAGCTCGAAAACGCGTTTGATCGttttggaaaaataatcgAGTGCCAGGTACCACTTTATCGTTGTtcatagtttttatttatttatttatttattttttacttatgCGCCCTTTTTTTCCCCGCTGTATTATTGTGCTCTGTTTGGATTTTGAGAAACTCGAGCGGGAAcggagtatttttttttttttttggagaaagCGGAATGTAAATGAATGACTTGTTCTCTTTTTACTcacaaaatttatgaatttttgtaGAAGAAAAAAGGTGTAATCTCTTCACgaatattgagaaaaaaaattattgataatgaTATGTAGTGAAGAACTGAAtcgattttaataaattatgatttattacACAGGCTTTTTGAACTGATTAGTTCATTGTCAAAAGATAGAACCACTGGATTTGCGTGTTAGAGTCCTTTTGAGAATCACAACTTGTTCTTAATGCATTAGATTTACAACGTGATGTCATTGAATcttagttttgatttttatcatttggCTTGGACCTCAAATAGTTTGGTATTGACATCTAGTTGAGTTTGAGTATTAACATCACTGAAAATTATGTTGCTTCGTCGGtgtcttcttttctttcaggTCACGTGTTGATCGATCAAACAATTCTACGGTGGTCTTTTTTATTGTCATCTTTACATGTTTCTGGCAGCTTGCCTGCACGCATGAAAAAGTACAaaagaatttgagaaaatgtttcattatttatttgaaaattgaagcaTAGttgatttcaaattaatttataatctaTGTTGAGGTAAAGGTCCCACAGCTTGTAATTCATGATAAGCAACGTTTGTACAGGCTATGTATTTTGATCGCATTTGTTATCATTCTCAATTCTTCATCTTCactatattaattattctgcttattttgttgttttgccTGGAATGCTCGATATGATCTTTTGACATGCTGTAGATGGGGTTTTTAGAGGTCCTTTTGGTCAGAATCTTCTTGCTGAAGCTCAGTGTTATTTATGTGATTAGATTAAGATGGATggttatttttagtttttccaGCCAGCTAGCATTGACGTGAATGGACGGTCTTTTGTCTATATGGATTATTATGGTTCACAAAAGGCAGTCAAATTCAGATACCTGGATTTGGAACATTTAATATCTGCAGAAAGAGTTCTTTTATCCATGGAATGTAAGTTGATTGAGAACCATGAAGATTCCTGCTCAGAGGCTTGGAATGGATGTAATTTAGTAAAGTGATCAACCAATGGTCAAGTCATGTGAGGTAGCGACTCTGAGATGCTTGTGTCAGAAAAGTTTCTGTTTTTCACAGCTTTCATCCACCTGGTTTCTGTAGCTTGGTAAACTGAAGGTTCTAGAGTGCTTAGTCCTCAATGACCGATCACTCCACTAGTTAGCTGAAGGATAGAGTTCAATTAAGCctgatgaaagaaaaattgcaTGTTTTTCCATGTGGCTTTCGGACTAGCGTTGTAGCTGGAAGGAAAAAGGCCATTCTGCAAGTTCTGTGAGTtgtttgatataaatttttaagctGGACAGAGTGTGTTAGTGGGTGTTGATTTCTTCTTATGTCGCTCAGAGAACCAGAGGATTATCTGGTGCAGTCGAAAGAGTCATGTGATGTGTATGCTTTCAACAAGGGCTGCCACATTGCGATGTTATGTTGATTTACTTGTTTTCACTCTAGATTATCAGATTTATCTTGTGCCTGATGCGTTATTTTGTAGTCTTCGTGCATGCATATGAACCTTGATTTTTACACTATTCTGATAGCATTACATCCAAGAAGCCTGAGGCTTGATTCCAGTTTGGATTCATCAAACACAAAGACGAATTCTATACAATGCAGAGATGGTCATCTGCTTTTGAGGGAACAGCATTCTTTCGTTCGTTTGGTGTGGCAGACTCGTGAAATTCTGATATTCCAGCTTTTCAGCCTTATTTTTGGAGCTCTTTGAACTTCTTTTATTCCTGCTACAGCATTTAGTCTATGTTTGATTGGACTAAATGGATCAGAACAGTTTTCTGTTTTCCAGAGCATGGTTATGGTTCTGCGCCATTCCATAATTTTTAAGCTTCTAATCAAATGACAGTAGTTCAGTAGTTTAAGAAGACTTGTCATTCTGCCAACTCTTTTTACTTTACAGTCAGTGAAgggaaattatttaatttattcagcTGCAAAGTTTAATCTATTGAATCTGGAGTTTGGGTGCTTATAGTTGCTGGCTGCTGTAATTCTCTCATCTTCCTCTTATCATCTGAGAAGATTCAATTCAAGGACAGTGATGCATATTTAATCACCTGATATGAAAGCACTCTATAGGCTACGTTTTCAGAGGTTGTAGGTTCATCCCCAAGTCCAGTATATCTTTGCTAGAAGTTGTCTTAACTTTTTTATCTCAGCTTTTGCGATGGACGTGTGGGCAAAGATGTCATTTACGGACTGCTTATCTGAAGGTTTTTTTGATACCCTGCTGACTAGGATGATGAATTAATAATGTACAAGGAATGAGAACCAAGAAGAATTTGGGAATAACCTGCACAGTGAAGAAATTGTGTGATGATCGGTGGTTGTTTCTATTGATATTAGTTCTTCTGGACAGAGATcggtttttgaaaaatatgtttttttcaTGGTGACGTCTTACTGCCTGTTTTTCACTTGTTTGGATTAAGGAATGGCAGTTGTTGTCACTGCAAGATGGAAATCACCCCAGTATTCAAAACATGACAGTTTGTGGTTCGTTTAATTACCTATTGGTGGGAACCCAACCATTTTTTAGAAACTAGCACTGACGTCTGGTTCAAAAGGCTGATATATCTGACTGTATGATCGGCTATTATCAGTTGTTCTCTTGAATAGGATTCTATAGAACGGGTATCTGGGATTTTGTCAGATGACAGATATACAATTTTGaagattcttcttctttgtttaaGAATCCttttcaataacaaaaaatgcAGCAATGCCTCACACATAATAACGATTTGAAAGTAAgtcttttttcccccctttccCCCCGGGATAGGAAAGTAAGTCTTTATTTGCTTGATACATTCTGATTATGTAAGACTTTACTACCTTATCATCTTGATGTGTAATCTCTGGAACCAACTATTTCCTCATTTTTGAAAGTTATTTCAATGCTATTCTGCTCCTTGTTAATATCTGTCATTTCAATGCTATTCTGCTCCTTGTTAATACCTGAATGCTATGCCTGAATCGCTATACCTGAATCCTATTATATACATGTTACGATTCCCAATATGCTTTGAGGTAAGTAGTCATTAATCATCAAACTGCGACTTTTTATGTTTTGTCAAACAATCTGGTTTACTGCATGGCTATGGCTTTTTaacctcttttttttgttaaataactAGTCATTGTCATCTGATTTACAAACTGTCATTAGCTTCCGCGGCTGGTTTTATAATGTTACATACTTTTGAGATTCTTTGTTACAAATCACTATTTAGCTATTGTGGAGCAAGTTTCAAAATGTTTCTGGGTTAttcttatcatttattttggaAATGTCATCCTACTTATCTCATCTTTACAGTGGTGGCAATTTCTTAGTGTCCTATTTTGCTATGGTTTGGGGTCATCCATGGTCGTCCTGTTTCTTTGAATCAACTTCTCTTGTGTGTTTGTGTAGATCATGTTGGAAAGAGATTCAGGCCGTCCACGTGGGTTCGGATTTATTACATATGCAGACCGTCGGGCGATGGATGATGCTATCAGAGAAATGCATGGGCGCGAGTTTGGTGATAGGGTCATCTCTGTGAATAAGGCCCAGCCAAAAATGGGAGGTGAGGTTTCAGATCATGGCTACAGGGGAGGAGGCTACTCATCTGGTGGCAGGGGAAGCTATGGTGCTGATAGGCCTGGAGGGCAAGATGACTGTTTCAAGTGTGGTCGCCCTGGACATTGGGCCCGAGATTGTCCTTCAGCTGTAGGTGGCCGAGGTGGGGCTGGAGGTTCATTTTCATCACGCTCCAGATTTGGAGGGGTTGGTGTCCGTGGTGACTACCTTGGAGGAGGTCGTGACCGATACATTGATGATCGCTATGATGGAGGACGCTATGGAGATAGGGATCGCTATGATAGCAAGGATAGCAAATATGGGAGCCGCGATCGCTATGTTAGTGACAGGTATGTAATTTTATATGATGAACTTTGCTCAATACGATTGTAATGTTTAAGCCACCTATAGATCTACCTACGCTTACCAGTCTATCATTATTCTCTTTTACTTGTGCTGTCAATTGGGAAACactattgtttaattttttttttgataaataggACTTAGCTTAAGTAAAATGGCTGTTGGGTTGATGAGAAGGAAAGAACCTCCATTGATTAAATGTTATCTGTatgaataatttaaactaGTTGGCAAGTTGGttgttatttcaaaaaatatggTGCAACTCTCATTTTGGTACACGCTACAAGAGAGTTAAATGTAGTATACCAAAACGCAAGGGTATTTTTCCTGTCTCTTTTAAATCTTTTGCAGCCATCTTTTCATATACAGCTTGACAGTAGTTAATCCTTTCATTTACATCTAATTTTTATGAACAACAATACAGGTACCCACCTGCTGGAGATCGCCTTGCAGGTGATAGGTATGGTGGTTCAGATCGTTACCCTGTGAATGGTTATGGCAAAGAGAGGGGCTACGAGAGAGATGTTGGTGCTCGGGCAGGCAGTGATAGGTATGCAAGTGGAGGACCGGCACGGGATGATGGAAGAGGATATAGGAGCAGAGCTGCTCCTTACGATCGCCCTAGCAGGGGGGACCGTCCTTCCTTTGACCGTTACTGAGTTACATGTATTTCTGTGAAAGTTTTAGGTATGAACACTATGCTAGGCACTGGTTTTTGAATCTTGGTTTGTAGGATGATGCATAAgcaatgattttataattcGAAGTTGATTTagttttcatttgtttgttttttatttttctcacttAAAAACCCAGTAAGTGCATACTGCAAGATTTGAGAAAACTTTTGTGTTTGCTCAGAAATGTTAAGAAgtttttttggaaatatatTTGATACTTTCTGGAGAGACGGATAAAATCGATATTTCGAAAGTATTTCGTGTAATGTAAACATGTCACGAACAAGTAACAAATGATTTTAGTACTAGAAAAGGACCTATATACTCTTATTTTAGAACCTCTGTGGACAAATGTGCGGGCTTATCAAAGTTTTTAAAACATGGAtcaaaatgcaaaaatttcaaaagcgAAAAAAGGACCAATCAATCTAGTAAAACCTGttaattgatttgtttaaagTCTTCAAACTAGCCATGTGGGTATGGTGGTAACAGCCTTCGTTATGGAGTTGCTTTTTCATGTCTCTCAACGactaaattttagaaaaataaatggaaatccAACTTGAAATCCATTCTCCAATTTTGCCTTCAGCTAGATCATGCATATTTTAAGAACTCTTGAACTTCCGTTTGCTTAGTTCgtttactaatatttttagttGGGTGA contains these protein-coding regions:
- the LOC102614364 gene encoding protein SEEDLING PLASTID DEVELOPMENT 1, with amino-acid sequence MRTLNSRFMLIDINSSWHSANQAPISTLKYIQNTNFITSFSSSFRRTRRARKTLVSQKPTPPSIHPPTVRRPSDWAPPRNGSVSDSPNSASTSRSGADIELELFLKLLPSRMRRELCMHRELGDLIEVVMDLGRKPLARFPSGDWVISEQIVKHEDLKHAVSKVGDFSDDNRSGIDRSLHRISAIRNRKMQVIGLTCRVGRAVAGSAEIICDLVEGGGSILVIGPPGVGKTTLIREIARMLADDHMKRVVIVDTSNEIGGDGDVPHSGIGRARRMQVPNVNMQHSVMIEAVENHMPETIIIDEIGTELEALAASTIAQRGVQLVGTAHGMTIDNIVKNPSLQILVGGIESVTLGDEEAKKRKVQKTILERKGPPTFTCAVEMISRTECHVHHRLDATVDAILSGKLPLFEVRQMDAEHHEPLKVTPILGGSHPEESELTINEDKSAEMESDEDSEDEDYASNQFKNRSIKRSVRKPSPPVCVYTYRILEADLLQVAKVMGLEDEIDVTDDIGTADAILASSSEMKQNPWIRGVAKFHQLPVFVIKSNTMAQMVKAVRMILGMESFGTISKLPNKSTSDIEIEDDAPKRKPTLEEIDALEEVRLAIEYIVIPGGEAVELLPRRSEIVARQLELVESYQLAAENSGTELNPRLQILPLRLNKNKKSFSNSSKSSSTSPKETLGKSLTSSDAGTSFTRLPFLPE
- the LOC102613878 gene encoding glycine-rich RNA-binding protein RZ1C isoform X1 encodes the protein MAGKDENRIFVGGLSWNVTERQLENAFDRFGKIIECQIMLERDSGRPRGFGFITYADRRAMDDAIREMHGREFGDRVISVNKAQPKMGGEVSDHGYRGGGYSSGGRGSYGADRPGGQDDCFKCGRPGHWARDCPSAVGGRGGAGGSFSSRSRFGGVGVRGDYLGGGRDRYIDDRYDGGRYGDRDRYDSKDSKYGSRDRYVSDRYPPAGDRLAGDRYGGSDRYPVNGYGKERGYERDVGARAGSDRYASGGPARDDGRGYRSRAAPYDRPSRGDRPSFDRY
- the LOC102613878 gene encoding glycine-rich RNA-binding protein RZ1C isoform X2, with the protein product MQQCLTHNNDLKIMLERDSGRPRGFGFITYADRRAMDDAIREMHGREFGDRVISVNKAQPKMGGEVSDHGYRGGGYSSGGRGSYGADRPGGQDDCFKCGRPGHWARDCPSAVGGRGGAGGSFSSRSRFGGVGVRGDYLGGGRDRYIDDRYDGGRYGDRDRYDSKDSKYGSRDRYVSDRYPPAGDRLAGDRYGGSDRYPVNGYGKERGYERDVGARAGSDRYASGGPARDDGRGYRSRAAPYDRPSRGDRPSFDRY